The nucleotide window CGGGCAAGCCCCGGCAAACCCCAAGAGTGGAAGCAGTACATGCGCCCCCAAACCTGgcccctgcctcctctccagaCACTTTCATGCAAAACACACAATGGAGAAGTGAGCGCTCCCGGAAGCCCTCGGAGCTCCAGAGCCCACGTTTTTTTTGGCCGCAGAGGCTCTGCCCCAGGCAGCCGCCAGGGGAAGCATGCCGCCACCGGGCATGTCTGAGTCACTGGTCCTCAGCCTCCACCTCATCCTCGTCTAAGGATGTGACCCCAGAAGAGGCCACATCAGAGACCTGCTGCTGCCTTTCCCAGCTGCCCACAGGCAGTGGGCAGAGCAGCTGGCAGTCCTTGCAAGAGTCGGGCTCCTCCTCGGCAGGGGAAAGGCAGGATTCCGTGAGTGGTGAATTGTAAAGTGAGTCCTGGGCCTCCAGCGGACCCAGGCTGCGGAAGGCACTTTCCCGGCTCGGGGGCAGTCTGGCAAGGAGCAGCTCTTCACCCAACAGCTGGGAGGTCATCCTGGCCGGGGAGCCCAGCAACCCGTCCTCCAGGCTGCAGAGACTAGAGCACAGGGTATCCGGGGACACGGTCTGGGAACAGTCGCTCTCGGGCTCCACAGAGCCCTGGCGCACTGGCCGGGAGAACCGACGACCTGTGAAGAGGTCCTGGAGGTGGGGCCCCAGAGACCCAGTCATGTCtgtgaagggaaggaaaaaagaaagaaagaaaaagaaaaaacagcttTGCCAACCTCATTTCAGTCGGTCAATATGGAAGCCACCCGGCCACAGACTTCCCACCCCCTGCCTGCCACCCTCATCATAGCTGTGGGGGCAGGGTTCAACATGAATGTCAGTAGGAGCTGGATAACAAGCCTTAATTTTTGATGCCTTCGGTCCTTTCATGGTGGATTAGAAATTCTAATAATATTTACTTTATAGTGTTAGAACAAGAGTTTGGAACAGAGGAGACGAGCAATAAATGCAGGCCCACTGTATGATCACACAGGTTGCTCAAAGCACTGAAGGCTGAATTGCCTGCGCTCTGCTCCCTAAGTAGGGCATCCTAAGCATGGGACTGTGCCCCCCAGAAAAAgctatgcattttttaaaaatttgctcaAAGATTCCACACACACTTTCActttcaaggttagcctgggctacatactaaaTAAGTAGCCTGAGCTATAGTGAgaggccctttctcaaaaacaaaacaaacaaaatttttaaaaagaccaaaaaaaaaaaaaaaaaaaaaaaaagaatcagaaaataCTTGTGGTTGAGAGTTCCACCTTGGCCTTAAGCATTCAAATCAGTCCCCTCTGGACCACAGCCGCAGCTTCTTGCCTGCTTTAAATGCAGGTTTTGGCCTTGAAACCCTTGTTGATTATCTGGAGGAGCAGGAACTCATAGGGGATCTTCAAAGGCGAAgggctggggttgggggttgggggtaggggTCCTGTGAAGCCAGACACCAGAAGCCGCAGGGAAAGCTAGCCACAGAGTCCGAGAAACAAACGGGAAGATGAAAGGAGAGCTGAGCGCAGCTGCAGGGCCCCCAGGGCTGCAAGCACTGGCCCAAAGCAAGACCCGCAGGCCAGCACACACAGATGCTGAGCTGAAGCCAGAACCCTGCCACTCCGGCCCAGCATGCCTTCCTGTTTGCTTGGGATCACTGCCCTGGGAGGTGCTGGGTACTGTGCTCATCTGTCCTGCCAGGGCCAACCAAAGCCACCTCAGAGAGGCAAAGGCAAAGGTACCACAGATCCTTCTGGAAACATGACTGTACTAGGGTCGGGAAGAGGCCCCAGGTTCTCTGGGCTTCTTTATTCTGAGAACTAACTGTAGGGCCCACTACccacagggagagaagaaagcaggttCAGCCTGTAGAAAAGAGCTGTTCCATGTCCAAACTGCTGGCTCCCCAGTGATCTTTGGCCTTGGAGtgtcaaggtcagcctaggcaatCTATTTCCTCCTATCTGGAAGGCTTATGGTGCCTCTGGGAGGCTTAGAGTGAGTCACCACACCTACCAGGCATGCCCACCCCAAGTGGCAGCACAAAGTGTTCCTCACCTGAGTCAGTTCCCCCAGTGAAGTCTTCGTCATAGGAGTCGTCAGTGGAGTCGTCCCCGTCCACTGAAGACCATGCTCGGAGCTTAGCTTCTGCAATAGCAAACTGCTCGGCCACTCCTATCAGAGAGACACAGCGGTCACTGGCACAGGGGCTGAACTAAGCCAAGGTGTCCCTGAGgtctctgggcagagagaggtgtGTGGGAAAACTCCAGCCCCCATGCCAGagccagtgagctagctcagagacCGCAGCCCTGTGGCAAATCTGTGGGGCTAATTCccttgctggggggtgggggggcggtggGGGCGGCGGGGGCAGCGGCTACCCACCTGCTGCAAAGCGAGCTTCTTGTTCCCCCTCGCTGAGGTCTGAATAGGAGGAGAAGGCTGATTCCAAAGCTGCAGGTGAGTCGCTGGGCTTGCTCCAGCCCTTCCATTCGATGAGGTGAGCCACGCGGCCCTGGGCCATGGCGGTGGGCTTAGTCACGTGGTCCTTCACCACCTGGGAAATACCTGGACATGGCGGGAAAGAGAAGTCGGGTTAAGGGGAAGGACTGAGAATAGCTTGCAGGGAAGTAGGTGAAGAGTGTTAGAATGTCTCTCCATGTCTTTTGGGCAGGAAGAAGGGCTAGGATTggttggggtttgttttttttaataattcatttttattttgtgtgcattggtgttttgcctgcatgtatgtctgtgtgagggtactggaccctagagttacagacagttgtgagctgccatatgagtgctgggaattgaacccagatcctctagaagaacagtcagagctcttaactgctgagccgtctctctctccttttttttttctttttttctttctttttttttttttttttttctcattctttgagacagggtttctttgtgtagccctagctgtcctggaactcactctgtaggtcaggctggcctcaagatccacctgcctctgcctcctgagtgccgggattaaaggcctgcgctaccactgcctgctGGGCTAGGATTGATTTGCAAAAAGAAATCCCAGAAAATTCCCACAGGAATCAGTCACACAGGAATTAGTCCCACAAGACATGAGGAAAGACAAAGCGGGCAGAAGGACGGAAGTGGGGTGCGTACCATGCAGGGAGGATCTGGCCAGCGCAGCGATCTCCTGGATGGTGAGGGCTCTCCGGGACTTGGGCAGCATCGCGACTGTGTCTCCAACATTCACCTTGAGGAACACCATCAGAAGGTCGGTCAGTGCCCCTCGGACAGAAATGACCTTCTTCCCAACATGCTCCTCCCCATTCCTAGGTATCAGCGGGAGCTGGGAGCAGGAAGAACGCCAGGACGACACACAGGCCCTAGTGGCTACTGGCATGCAGAAAAGGCTAAGAAGCTGGAGTCTATGAACTGTCCTCCTAGGGAGCATCGGAGACTCAGGCCCAAGGGAACAGAACTACAGCTGGGCCCCCAGTTCCCCAGCTCCCAGCAGGGAGAATTATAAAGTGAAGAATTATGGAATAGAACCTCTGAAGACAgagaaaggccaggcagtggtgctgcacgcctttaatcctagcactcaggaggcagaggcaggcggatctctgagttcaaggccagcctggcctacagagtgagatccaggacaggcagggctacacagagaaacctcgtctagaagaaaacaaaacaagacaggaaGGGAGACAGCTAAGGCAGAGACtcaaggttccctcctctccgcTGTCGTTAGACACATGCCCCAGCTCTTTCTAGGCTGGCTATCAGAAGCACACATTCAGCATAACCAAAGCCAGACCATTCTCTCCCTCACATGTGGCTTTGCTTTCCAACTTCCTTTTTATCAACCACCATTCTCCGTTTCACTGGGGTCCCTACCTCAGAGTTACCATCCCCTCCCCCCTAAGCTTTGCCTGTACGTATCTGATCTAAAAACCTAGCGAGGGGCCAGGATGTAGCTCATTCAGGAAGCATTGTGTTTGGTCTCTAGCATCTGTGGTACAtaatgccagcacctgggagttgaaggcgggaggatcaggagaataaggtcatccttggctacctagtaagtcgaggccagcctgagctacacaagaccctatctcaaaacaaacaactaccGCCACCAACAACAGAGAATCCTTATTGATTATAACTCCAAGCCTTCCCCGACCCATTCCTgtcctgttcccactgccacTTCCCTTAAAACCTCGGTGCCCCTCCCCAGGTTGGCACAGGTCATTGATCCCTAATCATCCATGCTACTTGTTTAGCCTAGAAGTCTGTGGACATaatcttttctgttctttcctgcTTCAGTACATCCCATAAGTTGGCTTTCTCAGCTTCCCAATTTTGACTGAAATATCACCCCTCAGAGGAGCCTTCCTGACACTCTGTCCTCTCACTGGACTCTCCAGTTAATCACTATTTATATCATTGCACCATTAATGGTCTTTATCTCTTTAAGGAATTCTGTCTGTTACGGTTACT belongs to Peromyscus maniculatus bairdii isolate BWxNUB_F1_BW_parent chromosome 12, HU_Pman_BW_mat_3.1, whole genome shotgun sequence and includes:
- the Fam131a gene encoding protein FAM131A isoform X1, yielding MPMISVLGKMFLWQREGPGGRWTCQTSRRVASDPAWAVEWIELPRGLSLSSLGSARTLRGWSRSPRPSSVDSQDLPEVNVGDTVAMLPKSRRALTIQEIAALARSSLHGISQVVKDHVTKPTAMAQGRVAHLIEWKGWSKPSDSPAALESAFSSYSDLSEGEQEARFAAGVAEQFAIAEAKLRAWSSVDGDDSTDDSYDEDFTGGTDSDMTGSLGPHLQDLFTGRRFSRPVRQGSVEPESDCSQTVSPDTLCSSLCSLEDGLLGSPARMTSQLLGEELLLARLPPSRESAFRSLGPLEAQDSLYNSPLTESCLSPAEEEPDSCKDCQLLCPLPVGSWERQQQVSDVASSGVTSLDEDEVEAEDQ
- the Fam131a gene encoding protein FAM131A isoform X2; translated protein: MLPKSRRALTIQEIAALARSSLHGISQVVKDHVTKPTAMAQGRVAHLIEWKGWSKPSDSPAALESAFSSYSDLSEGEQEARFAAGVAEQFAIAEAKLRAWSSVDGDDSTDDSYDEDFTGGTDSDMTGSLGPHLQDLFTGRRFSRPVRQGSVEPESDCSQTVSPDTLCSSLCSLEDGLLGSPARMTSQLLGEELLLARLPPSRESAFRSLGPLEAQDSLYNSPLTESCLSPAEEEPDSCKDCQLLCPLPVGSWERQQQVSDVASSGVTSLDEDEVEAEDQ